The following is a genomic window from Hymenobacter gelipurpurascens.
GCGAAGCGGTGAATTGATGTTCAGACTGGCCTAGGGGCCTACAAACTGTGGCCTAAACCGGTCATTGCGAGGAGGCACGACGAAGCAATCTTTCCTTGCCGTAGGCAGCACATCTGACAAAACCGAAAAGCCCTTACTTCCACAGCGGAAGTAAGGGCTTTTGCTTAGGCTAGCAATTGGCGCTAGTGGAAGGAAAGATTAGCTGCGCTGTCCTGCGGGTGCTTCGCTCCGCTCGCAATGACAGGACTACCAGGCCGTGTAGGCCAGTAAACTCACCAGTTCACCAACTCGTTATTTCACCGAACCAGGCTGCTGGCTCTGCATTTTATCGGCAATGGATTTTTGCAGTTCCGGCAGGTGCTCCTGCACGCGCTTCTGCCCGATTTCCATCCCGGCCTGCATCAGCATGGGCATTTTCTGGATGGTTTTACGCCCAACGGGCGTCTGGTAGAACTTGTTCAGCTCTTTCAATTCCTTCTCCGTGAATTCCTGCGCGTAGAGCTGCACCAGGTCATCTTTGATGGACTGCCAGCTCATATACTTGTTGATAAAGGCCCGCATTTCAGGCTCCACGGGCTTCATTTCGGGCCGCTGTTCCAGTTGCGCATCCAGCATCCGGCTCGTCATTTCCGACATGTTTTTCTCGCTGCCCGTGGTGATTAACAGTTCCTCAGCGGCCTTGCGGTGGCTGGCAGAAACCGGCGCCGCCGTGGCAGAGGTAGCGGTAGTCGATTGGGCTTGTACGGCCGGGGCAGCCAGCACAAGCGCCGCTGCCAGTATCCACAGTTTTGTCATACCTGAAATACGAGAAATTGAATGGCTCGTTGGCTTGACGGTGCAAAGCCGCGTGCAAGTAGCCTAGGCCACCTCACACCTTAATAATGATCTGCTTTTTGTACATCACCCACAACACCCCCAGCCAGATGAGCACGCACACAATGGCGCCCGCCAGCGAGGCATTCACGGGGCTGAAGTAGGGCACAAAAAACGTATCATATAGCCACACGCGTAGGCCAGTAGGGCCGTTGGGGCCATCCACTTTTATCATGTTCAGCAGGCGCGGCACCAGGCCCGAGAGGAAAAACACGGTAATGGCATTGACACCGAAAACCAGCGGCGCCTTAATCCAGCCGCGGTAGCCTTGCACGTCGCAGAGCCAGTAGAGCGCGGCCAGCACCGCCACTCCCAGTCCACCCGCATACAGCACGTAGGAGCTGGTCCAGAGGCTTTTGTTGATGGGGAACCAACCATTCCAGATCAGGCCCAGCACCACAGCGGCGCCACCGCCCACAAACAGCCACGCTACTTTGGTAGCCGGCTCCACATCGCGGCGGCGCAGCCAGCGGGCCGTGAGCATACCCAGTAGGCCAGTGCCCACGGCGGGCAGCGTACCCAGCAAGCCTTCGGGGTCCCAGGTGCGGCTTTGTTTCCAGAGGTGTGCCTCGCCCAGCACCGTGCGGTCGAGCCAGGCGCCGAGGTTGGTGCCGGCCTCCAGGTTGGCGGGGCCGTAGCCGGGCACCGGCACCACTTGCAACAGGATATTATAGAGCACCAATATGGTAACCAACAGGCCTAGCTGCTGCCGCCAAGTAGTTTTCAGGAACACGATGCCACAGATGAGAAACACCAACGCAATGCGGGCCAGCACGCCCGGAATGCGCACCGTGCTAAAATCAAACGACGGAAACAGACCCGAAAATAGGCCTAGGCCATACAGAATAGCGGCCCGCTTCAGGATGCGCAGCATGGTGCGGCCGTGGGTTTCGGGTTGCTGCCGGGCACTATCCAGGGCATACACCAGGCTCACGCCCACGATGAACAGGAAGAAGGGAAAGATGAGGTCGGTGGGGGTGCAGCCATGCCAGTGGGCATGCTCCAGCGGCGCATAGATATGGCCCCAGTCGCCGGGGTTATTCACCAAGATCATGGCCATGACGGTGATACCCCGAAATACATCGAGGCTGACGAGGCGGCCGGGCTGGGAGGCCTCGGCCAGGGGCTGGGCGCCGGTGGTGTGTACGGCGGCCTGAGTAGTGGTCTGCATGCAGAAATATAGGGGGAAGAACTATAGCGTAAGACAAGCAAGTGGCACCTGCCACAGCCAGATTTTTCTCCAGGCCTCTCGAAGCTGGTAACGAAGATGCTACTGAGCGCGGAATATCCATACTCCCTTAAGCATCATCAAAAATCTATATAGTTGGTTTCTGAATTTCGCTCCTGTAGTTTTAGCAGACATTTTTTTGGTTTTTCCTGGCAAAAACCAGCACAATTACTGCGCTCTCTCTACTTCCGCGGCTGCTATTCCTTCTTTTTGGTATTTTCTGAGGTTCTGCTCTCTTTTTACGAAAGATTGGACTGCCGCCAATTCCCACTTTAGCTGTTCTAGGCCTCTTTCTGCCTTCAGTAGCTACCTTCCTTTCCCCATCCTCTCACACACTTTCTTCGCATGAAAAAACTTCTATGGTCTCCTCTGGCCTTGGGGGTGCTGTTAGCTTCACCGCCGAGCTACGCCCAAACAGCGGCCACCCGTACCCTAACGGGCACGGTGGTTGGCTCCAACGACCAACAGCCCCTGCCCGGCGTGAACGTGCTGGTAAAAGGCTCCACCCAGGGCACCCAAACCGACTCCGAAGGCCGCTACTCCCTGCCGAATGTACCGGAGGGCAGTACGCTGGTGTTTAGCTTCATCGGCTACACCAGCCAGGAGTACCGCGTAGGCAATGCCACCACGGCCAGCATTTCGCTGGCACCCGACTCCAAGAGTCTGAACGAAGTAGTGGTGACGGGCTACGGCCTGAAGCAGGAGCGCACCGACCTCAACTACAGCGCCCCCCAGGTGCAGGGCTCGGAGCTCGTAGAATCCCGCCAGACCAACATCGTGAATGCCTTGCAGGGCAAAGTAGCGGGTGTGCAGATTACCTCTTCCGGTGGCGCGCCCGGCGAAGGCGCAGCCATCGTAATTCGAGGTGGCAACTCCCTGGATGCCAATAATCAGCCGCTGTTTGTGGTGGATGGCATCATCATGGACAACAACTCGTTCGTGGAAAGCACGGCGCCAGGTGGCGGCTCAGGCTTCAACGGATTGCTGGGCCGCTCTACGGCCAACCAGAACCGCGCTGGCGACCTGAACCCCGAAGATATCCAGAGCATGACGGTGCTGAAGGGCCCGGCTGCGGCGGCCATTTATGGCCTACGCGCCGCCAACGGTGCCGTGATTATCACAACCAAAAAAGGCTCGGCTGGTCGTGCTACCATCAACTACCGCACGCAGTTTTCGGTAGATGAAGTAAACCGCCTGCCCAAGCTCCAGGACCAGTACAAGCAGGGCGCCAATGGCGTATTTGATGCTTCCACGCGCAACTCCTTCGGGCCGCGCTTTCAGCCCGGCGAGCAGGTATATGATAACCTGGGCGACTTTTTCCAGACGGGCAAAAGCTGGCAGCACTACCTGACGATGTCGGGCGGCACCGACAAGAACACCTTCCTGTTCTCCGGTTCCCGCACCGATGTTTCGGGCGTAGTACCTACCAGCCTCTACGATAAAACCACCCTGCGCCTAGCCGGCACGGCCAAGCTCACCAATAAGCTCAGCGTAACGGGCTCGGCCCAATACCTGAACGTGGGCGGCCGCACACCACTGCAAGGGCCTGGCTTATTTGCTAGCACCGGTGGCTACCTCGTGAGCCTACTGAGCTGGCCCCGCAACGACGATGCCCGCAACTACCTGAACCCCGACGGTACGCGCCGTCGTCTGTTGGGCACGGGTACCTCGGCCAACGACGCCGACAACCCGTACTTCACGGTCAACCGCAACCCCCAGACTACCCGCACCAACCGCTTTATCGGCAACATCCAGACTACGCTGGATTTGTACAAGTGGCTGGCATTGAGCTACAACATCGGCACCGACTTCTATGTGCAGAAGGACCGCTCCATCCGGGCGGTGGGTACTTCCCAGTCCGGCAACCAGGACGGTGGCGTGGGAGAAACCTCTACGCTGAATCGGCTGCTCAACTCCAACTTCCTCGTCACGCTCAAGCACGAGCTGAATGAGAATGTGAACGGTGCCCTCACGCTGGGCAACACCGTGGAAATGAGCCGGGCGGAAACTACCGACAACCTCGGATTGATTTTCCTGAATCCATTCCCGGTTATCCCGTCCATCAACAACACGGTCAATCGCAATACGCTTGTTACCAATACAGAGCGGCGACTGATTGGCAACTTTGCCCGCCTGAACATCAATTTGCTGCAGCAGGTAAATGTGGAGTTGAACGGCCGTATCGACCAGTCGTCTACGCTGCCTAGGCCAGGTGAGAACAAGAACTTCGGCCGCTCCTTTGGCTACGGCTCCGTGGCACTTGGCTGGCAGTTTACCAAGCTGCTAGGCCTAGACCAGAACCCCTGGCTGAACTACGGCAAAATCCGGGGCTCAATTGCCGAAGTCGGCAAAGACACCGGCCCCTACCGCGTCGATTCGCCGCTGGCGCAGGCCACCTACATCGGCGGTGGTTTCCGCAATGGTTTCTTTGGCTCCAACCGTCTGCTGGTGCCGGAGCGCACCCGCGCCTACGAGTTGGGCATTGACCTGCAGTTCCTGAAGAACCGCCTGGGCCTGGAAGCCAACATCTACCAGCAAGACACCCGCGACCAGCTGATTGCGCCGCGCGTGAGCCAGGCTACCGGCTTCATTCTGCAGTACATCAACGGCGGCACCGTAACCAACCGTGGCCTCGAAGTTGCCCTACGTGGTACCCCGGTGGAAAACGTCGGCGGCTTTACCTGGGATGTTAACGCCAACTTCTACGCCAACCGCAACAAGGCCACCAAGCTGCCCGGCTTCCTGACGGAAGTGTACCAGTCGGACGCCTTTATTATTGATGTAGCCCGGGGCGGCGCCTTCCCCGGCAAGCCAATTTCCTCCATCAGCTCCCTGGATTTCCAGCGCGCTCCTGATGGGCAAATCCTGATTAGCCCTACCACAGGCTATCCGCTCATCAACACCAGCACCTTTGTGTATGCTGGCAACCGCGCCCCCGATTATACGGTGCAGGTGACCAACAACTTCCGCTACAAAGACCTCTCGCTGGCCTTCCTCTTCGATTTCCGCAAGGGTGGCAAAGTGGTGAACGGCAACGACTGGCTGGCTACCCGCCAGGGCCTGAGCGAGCGGACACTGGACCGCTACAAGCAAGTGGTATTCTCGGGCGTAGTGGCCCAGGCCGATGGTTCGTACACGCCCAACACGCGCCAGGTAGAAGTTACGCAGAGCTACTACCAGAACATTCTGGGAGCGGTAGGTACGCCCTTCATTGAAGATGGCTCCTGGACGCGCCTGCGCTACGTGACCCTGACCTATAACCTGCCCTCTACCCTGTTCACGAACTCCAAAGCCGTGCAGGGCGTTGAGCTGGCCGTTACGGGCCGCAACCTACTCTTGCTCACCAAGTACAGCGGCGTCGATCCGGAAACGGCAGCGGCCGGTGCCGGCGTGCGCGGCGGTGGCTCCAGCGGCTTCGACTACGGCAGCGTGCCCGGTACGCGCGGCGTAGACATGAGCCTGCGGGTGAAATTCTAAACTCAGCGCCTGCTGCCTTTAGACTAAAGACAGAGTAGCCGCTTGCTATGCGCTACCTGGCCTAGGATACTGGCCTACAGGCTCTACGACTTACGACAATTCAATGAAACGATATCTGCTTTTTCTAGGCCTACTCCTTGGGAGTGGGGCCACGCTCACATCCTGTGAGAGCTTCCTGGATTCCAACACGGACCCCAACAACCCCATTACCTCCACCCCGAACTATCTGCTGCCCGGTATCATCTCCCAGGCCATCCAGACGCAGATGTTCACCGCGCTCACCACTACGTACATCACGCAGTACACGGTGCGCAAATCTCCGGCTAGCAGCACCGACCAGTTTGTGCTCAGCAACGGCAACAGCACCAATACCTTCAACTACAGCTACTACTACTCCGGCGGCAACATCCCGACGATGGCCGCTGCTGCCGAGAAAGAAGGCTCTCCGCAGTATGTAGGAGCCGGCAAGATCATTCAGGCTATGCTGATGGCGCACGCCACCGACATGCTCGGTGATATTCCGTATTCGCAGGCCTACCAGGGCGCCGCGAACTACACACCCGTGTATGACCCGCAGGAGCAGATTTACCAGAACATCCAGACGCTCTGCGACGAAGGCATTGCCCTCATGCAGACGCCTGCGGCCCAGGAGTTTCGCCCGCTGTACATCACGTCGCCTGCCATTTCGGGGGATATTCTGTTCAAAGGCGACCCAGCCAAGTGGATTAAATTTGCCAATGGTCTGAAGGCGCGCCAGCTCAACCACCTGAGCAAGAAAAGCACCTACAGCCCAGCCCAGATTCTAGCTCTCGTGGACAAGAGCATGACCAGCTCCGCTGACGACGCACAGCTGCAGTTTCAGGCGGCGGTGGCCCCGCTCACGGGTACTACCAACATCTTCGGCACCACGCGGAACAACTATGCCACGGCTACTTTTTCCAGCAACATCATCAAGTATCTGAACGGTAATGCCGCCGGCGCGGCCTACCCAGGTATCGTGGATCCGCGCTTCACCATTATGGCTACGGCTACCAGCACGGGCGCCGACCCAGGCGTGGGCGGAGCAGCTACCAGCAACATCGTGAACGGCTTCACCGACTTCTACAGCTCCTGGTACGCCCGTGATTTGGGCTACTTTGAGGTGTTGAGCTACCACGAAGTGAAGTTCATTGAAGCAGAGGCTGCTTTCAAATCGGGTAACCTGACCCGTGCTCTGGATGCCTACAAAAAAGGTATCCGGGCACACATCACCAAGATTGGTGCAGGTGGCTCGAATGGCAACCCCGCCGTCACCTTCCCGGTGCTGACGACTGCCCAGATTGATGCCTACATGAACAGCGCCGCCGTGGCCCAGACCACTGCCGAGCTGAGCCTAAAGCGCATTATGGAGCAGAAGTACATTGCCATGTTCCTGAATCCGGAGTCGTGGTCGGATATGCGCCGCTATGATTTCAGCCCCGAAATTTATGTGAACCTGCAGTACCCCGCCAACGCCAACTCGGTGCTGGCGCTCAAGCCCGATTACAAGGACCGCTGGCCCCGCCGCATGCTGCCGGGCGCTACCGAAGTGCTCTACAACCCGCAGGCTATCAGCAATCTCTTCGCTGAAGCCGGCGCCGCCAACAACGACGACTACATTACAAAGCCGCTGTGGTGGGACCGGCCCTAGTGCCGGCCAGTAGTACACATTCCTGATCTTCTAACGGACTTTTCTCCATGAAGCATATAACATTCCGCCGCCTGGTTCCGGGCTTGCTGGCCGTAGTAGGTGGCCTAGCGCTGGCCAGCTGCGAAAAAGAAATCGATACCTATTACGACGAAATAGGTCCTCAGTATCCCACGTTCCTGGCTAACGCCCTGGGCACCGCCACCAAATACGCTCCCGGCGAAGTGGTGCAGTTTGAGTTGCAGTTTGCACAGCAGACCGCGCCCATTCGCGAAATCCGGATTCTGCAGAAAGTAGAGCCCGGCCGCGACTCCACGGTGGTGCAAACCATTCCGTACAAAGCCGCCTTCTCGAAGCGCAAGCAGGCCGATACGCTGGTGGTAAACTACACCGTGCCCGCCGGCCAGAACAAGGCCAACGTGCGCGTAGATGCTGTAGTGGTGTCGGATAATAGCCAGACCAAAACCCGCTCGTTTGCCTTCCGTCTGGCCGAAGCTACGCCTACCATCAAGGTAAACTCCACCACGAACGTAACGGCACCGGCCGGCGCGACGCCTGTTCCCGGCGACGTAGTGCGCTACAATATTCTGCTGAACCAAGGCGGCATCAATACGGCCACAGCACTTACCACAACGGGCACGCTCTACAGCAACCTCGATAGCCTAGTGACCTATGTGAAAGTGGGGACGGCTGCTGAGCGTCGCGCGCTGAAAGCGGTGCGGCTACCAGCTGGCACGGCGGCACAAACCGGCGCGCAAACCTCTACCAACGTAGATGTGACCGTACCAGCTGCCAGCAGTGGCCAGGAGGTAACGTACCGCTTCGAGGTGAAGTCGCGCTACCAGAACACGGTACCGCCCGCCGCTCCTACCATCCGGACGGCTACGGCTACAGCGGCCACCTTCACGCCCGGCACTACCACGGCGCTGGCAGCAGCCCGTACGGCTACGCTCACCTTCACCGGCACCGGCGGGGGCGACCTGGCCGCCTTCGATCTGACCACCTTCACCACAGTGGCTGCTGCCGACGCCGCTACCAGCAAGGATATTAGCATCAGCAGCACAGCCACCAACGCCGTGCAACTGAAGGCGCTTAACACCACGAAGTTTGTGGCTACTACCGCCGCTGTATACACAGCCGCCACGCTCAATAGCATCCGGCAGGTATATCAGTCGGCCGCAGCTGCCAGCCAGCTCACGACTCTGGATAACGTAGCGGTAGGCAACGTATTCGTGGCTCGCCTGCGAGGCCTAGACCAGTATGTTGTCTTCACCGTGACGGGCATCAACCGTACATCGGCCACAGATGTAGCCGTGACCCTGGCCGTGAAAATGCTCTAGGCCAGTCTGGTTTCCGTAGAAAGCAAAAAGCTCCTCCCAGATTTGGGAGGAGCTTTTTTTATGCAAGGCTCACTGCGCTGTCTGTTGTGCCGAGGCTAGTAGGTATCACGTGCATTCCTCCTTCGCTTTCATCACGCAGCGCAGGCGATATACAGAACCATTTAGTTCACCCAAAATATCAGCCTCCACGCTCAGATATGGCAGAAAACCGCTTCCTACACTGCGCCTACTGGCCTAGACAGCAGCAGACAACCGGTGAGTAAGCGCTTTGACTATCCGGGTCGCAAACCTGTGTTTCTGTTACCTTTGGCCTGAAACTACCTTACTGTACTTGCTATAGAAAGTACTGGTTTCTTTCGTTTCCCTGCTCTTTTATGCTTCGCATCCTGTTAGGCGAGGCATCAATTCCTACCTCGTGCAACCAACTCGTCATTACTTTTCTAACGCCGTGGGCGCCGTCGATTATGTACCCGGCGCCTATGTTTATCTGCATTGGTC
Proteins encoded in this region:
- a CDS encoding DUF2059 domain-containing protein; amino-acid sequence: MTKLWILAAALVLAAPAVQAQSTTATSATAAPVSASHRKAAEELLITTGSEKNMSEMTSRMLDAQLEQRPEMKPVEPEMRAFINKYMSWQSIKDDLVQLYAQEFTEKELKELNKFYQTPVGRKTIQKMPMLMQAGMEIGQKRVQEHLPELQKSIADKMQSQQPGSVK
- a CDS encoding acyltransferase family protein; translation: MQTTTQAAVHTTGAQPLAEASQPGRLVSLDVFRGITVMAMILVNNPGDWGHIYAPLEHAHWHGCTPTDLIFPFFLFIVGVSLVYALDSARQQPETHGRTMLRILKRAAILYGLGLFSGLFPSFDFSTVRIPGVLARIALVFLICGIVFLKTTWRQQLGLLVTILVLYNILLQVVPVPGYGPANLEAGTNLGAWLDRTVLGEAHLWKQSRTWDPEGLLGTLPAVGTGLLGMLTARWLRRRDVEPATKVAWLFVGGGAAVVLGLIWNGWFPINKSLWTSSYVLYAGGLGVAVLAALYWLCDVQGYRGWIKAPLVFGVNAITVFFLSGLVPRLLNMIKVDGPNGPTGLRVWLYDTFFVPYFSPVNASLAGAIVCVLIWLGVLWVMYKKQIIIKV
- a CDS encoding SusC/RagA family TonB-linked outer membrane protein; translation: MKKLLWSPLALGVLLASPPSYAQTAATRTLTGTVVGSNDQQPLPGVNVLVKGSTQGTQTDSEGRYSLPNVPEGSTLVFSFIGYTSQEYRVGNATTASISLAPDSKSLNEVVVTGYGLKQERTDLNYSAPQVQGSELVESRQTNIVNALQGKVAGVQITSSGGAPGEGAAIVIRGGNSLDANNQPLFVVDGIIMDNNSFVESTAPGGGSGFNGLLGRSTANQNRAGDLNPEDIQSMTVLKGPAAAAIYGLRAANGAVIITTKKGSAGRATINYRTQFSVDEVNRLPKLQDQYKQGANGVFDASTRNSFGPRFQPGEQVYDNLGDFFQTGKSWQHYLTMSGGTDKNTFLFSGSRTDVSGVVPTSLYDKTTLRLAGTAKLTNKLSVTGSAQYLNVGGRTPLQGPGLFASTGGYLVSLLSWPRNDDARNYLNPDGTRRRLLGTGTSANDADNPYFTVNRNPQTTRTNRFIGNIQTTLDLYKWLALSYNIGTDFYVQKDRSIRAVGTSQSGNQDGGVGETSTLNRLLNSNFLVTLKHELNENVNGALTLGNTVEMSRAETTDNLGLIFLNPFPVIPSINNTVNRNTLVTNTERRLIGNFARLNINLLQQVNVELNGRIDQSSTLPRPGENKNFGRSFGYGSVALGWQFTKLLGLDQNPWLNYGKIRGSIAEVGKDTGPYRVDSPLAQATYIGGGFRNGFFGSNRLLVPERTRAYELGIDLQFLKNRLGLEANIYQQDTRDQLIAPRVSQATGFILQYINGGTVTNRGLEVALRGTPVENVGGFTWDVNANFYANRNKATKLPGFLTEVYQSDAFIIDVARGGAFPGKPISSISSLDFQRAPDGQILISPTTGYPLINTSTFVYAGNRAPDYTVQVTNNFRYKDLSLAFLFDFRKGGKVVNGNDWLATRQGLSERTLDRYKQVVFSGVVAQADGSYTPNTRQVEVTQSYYQNILGAVGTPFIEDGSWTRLRYVTLTYNLPSTLFTNSKAVQGVELAVTGRNLLLLTKYSGVDPETAAAGAGVRGGGSSGFDYGSVPGTRGVDMSLRVKF
- a CDS encoding SusD/RagB family nutrient-binding outer membrane lipoprotein; the encoded protein is MKRYLLFLGLLLGSGATLTSCESFLDSNTDPNNPITSTPNYLLPGIISQAIQTQMFTALTTTYITQYTVRKSPASSTDQFVLSNGNSTNTFNYSYYYSGGNIPTMAAAAEKEGSPQYVGAGKIIQAMLMAHATDMLGDIPYSQAYQGAANYTPVYDPQEQIYQNIQTLCDEGIALMQTPAAQEFRPLYITSPAISGDILFKGDPAKWIKFANGLKARQLNHLSKKSTYSPAQILALVDKSMTSSADDAQLQFQAAVAPLTGTTNIFGTTRNNYATATFSSNIIKYLNGNAAGAAYPGIVDPRFTIMATATSTGADPGVGGAATSNIVNGFTDFYSSWYARDLGYFEVLSYHEVKFIEAEAAFKSGNLTRALDAYKKGIRAHITKIGAGGSNGNPAVTFPVLTTAQIDAYMNSAAVAQTTAELSLKRIMEQKYIAMFLNPESWSDMRRYDFSPEIYVNLQYPANANSVLALKPDYKDRWPRRMLPGATEVLYNPQAISNLFAEAGAANNDDYITKPLWWDRP